A single genomic interval of Helianthus annuus cultivar XRQ/B chromosome 6, HanXRQr2.0-SUNRISE, whole genome shotgun sequence harbors:
- the LOC110864774 gene encoding ascorbate transporter, chloroplastic — translation MAIGAAISHRNFTSPITSGKIYQLEQVTAHQGAEKLSFSYAQYVHRNTYSENIHSLKKIYFVSGYMTMNTISSHGLDPVAGNALRSRAMILYAGENKKFHMTNHRQRVKGICRCSVSLPSESYNWIKPVQLKNTSISNSQTLQPRVSSDGGASEVVLIGETKPWWEQFPKRWVIVLLCFSAFLLCNMDRVNMSIAILPMSKEFNWNSATVGLIQSSFFWGYLLTQIVGGIWADKIGGKQVLGFGVIWWSIATVLTPIAAKIGLPFLLVMRAFMGIGEGVAMPAMNNILSKWIPVSERSRSLALVYSGMYLGSVIGLAFSPILIQKFAWPSVFYSFGSLGSLWFAFWLSKAHSSPGEDPELSEEEKKHILGGSIAKEPVTSIPWKLILSKAPVWALIVSHFCHNWGTFILLTWMPTYYNQVLKFNLTESGLLCVLPWLTMAVFANIGGWIADTLVSRGVSVTNVRKIMQSIGFLGPAFFLTQLSHVKTPAMAVLCMACSQGSDAFSQSGLYSNHQDIGPRYAGVLLGLSNTAGVLAGVFGTAATGYILQNGSWDDVFKVAVVLYIIGTLVWNLFSTGEKILD, via the exons ATGGCCATCGGAGCCGCTATTTCTCACCGGAACTTCACTTCTCCGATCACCTCAg GTAAAATTTATCAACTTGAACAAGTTACTGCACATCAGGGAGCAGAGAAGTTAAGTTTTTCTTATGCACAATATGTGCATAGGAACACTTATTCGGAAAATATACACAGTTTAAAGAAGATATACTTTGTTTCTGGATACATGACCATGAATACCATATCTTCTCATGGTCTTGATCCTGTTGCTGGTAACGCGTTGAGATCCAGAGCAATGATCTTATATGCTGGAGAAAACAAAAAGTTCCATATGACAAATCATAGGCAAAGAGTAAAAGGAATATGCAGATGTTCTGTCTCTTTACCTTCTGAGAGCTACAATTGGATTAAACCGGTACAGCTAAAGAACACCAGTATATCTAATAGTCAAACTCTGCAGCCACGTGTATCATCAGATGGAGGAGCAAGTGAGGTGGTTCTGATCGGTGAAACAAAACCCTGGTGGGAGCAGTTTCCAAAACGTTGGGTGATAGTGCTGCTTTGTTTTTCTGCGTTTCTGCTATGCAATATGGACCGT GTGAATATGAGCATAGCAATACTACCAATGTCAAAGGAGTTTAATTGGAACAGTGCTACCGTGGGTCTTATTCAATCTTCTTTCTTCTGGGGCTATTTACTCACTCAG ATTGTTGGTGGTATATGGGCAGACAAAATTGGTGGTAAGCAAGTACTAGGTTTTGGGGTTATCTGGTGGTCAATTGCAACCGTTTTGACACCCATTGCTGCCAAAATTGGACTTCCTTTCTTACTTGTCATGCGTGCCTTCATGGGGATTGGCGAG GGTGTTGCGATGCCTGCTATGAATAACATACTTAGCAAGTGGATTCCTGTCTCAGAGAGAAGTAGGTCACTGGCACTGGTATATAGCGGAATGTATCTAGGCTCGGTGATAGGGTTAGCCTTTTCTCCAATCTTGATCCAGAAGTTTGCATGGCCATCTGTGTTTTACTCATTCGGTTCCCTTGGAAGTTTGTGGTTTGCCTTTTGGCTAAGCAAA GCTCATAGTTCACCAGGTGAGGACCCTGAGCTTAGTGAAGAGGAAAAGAAGCATATTTTGGGTGGTAGCATCGCAAAGGAACCCGTCACTTCCATTCCGTGGAAACTTATATTATCGAAAGCACCTGTATGGGCTCTCATTGTGTCCCATTTCTGCCATAATTGGGGAACATTTATTCTTTTAACATGGATGCCTACCTACTATAACCAG GTGTTGAAGTTTAACCTTACTGAATCTGGATTATTATGTGTATTGCCATGGTTGACTATGGCTGTCTTTGCCAACATAGGAGGTTGGATTGCCGACACACTTGTTAGTAGAGGTGTATCAGTCACTAACGTTCGTAAG ATAATGCAATCAATTGGATTCTTGGGCCCAGCTTTCTTTCTTACTCAACTGAGTCACGTCAAGACGCCTGCTATGGCAGTGCTTTGTATGGCTTGCAGTCAG GGATCTGATGCTTTCTCACAGTCTGGCCTCTACTCCAATCACCAAGACATTGGGCCCCGTTACGCG GGAGTGTTGTTGGGGTTGTCAAACACAGCTGGAGTACTTGCTGGAGTTTTCGGTACAGCTGCAACAGGCTATATATTGCAGAATG GTTCCTGGGATGATGTGTTCAAAGTGGCTGTTGTTTTGTACATCATTGGAACTCTTGTTTGGAACCTCTTTTCTACCGGTGAGAAAATTCTTGATTGA
- the LOC118479703 gene encoding cytochrome P450 86A8-like has translation MDVSIALLLFTGVTAYLMWFTFMCRSLKGPRVWALFGSLPGLIENSDRLHDWIADNLRACNGTYQTCICAVPFLARKQGLVTVTCDPKNLEHILKTRFDNYPKGPTWQAVFHDLLGKGIFNSDGNTWLLQRKTAALEFTTRTLRQAMARWVTRAIKNRFCPILEWAQVKGEPVDLQDLLLRITFDNICGLTFGKDPQTLAPELPDNSFALAFDRATEASLQRFIFPEVIWKMKRWLRLGLEVNLSRSLVHVEEYLSGIISTRRHELSNQLKDGSLHDDLLSRFMRMKESYSDKFLQHVALNFILAGRDTSSVAMSWFFWLVIQNPKVEEKILKEICRVLLETRGDDVEKWLDEPLGFDEVDQLVYLKAALSETLRLYPSVPEDSKHVVSDDVLPDGTFVPAGSSVTYSIYSAGRMKSTWGEDCLEYRPERWLSPDGTKCIRYDSYRFVAFNAGPRICLGKDLAFLQMKSIAAAVLLRHRLAVVPGHKVEQKMSLTLFMKYGLKVNVFERDLRPIMDSVKGARVATSGGAATTAVGVV, from the coding sequence ATGGATGTATCTATAGCTTTGTTGTTGTTTACTGGTGTGACAGCTTATCTAATGTGGTTCACCTTCATGTGTCGGTCATTAAAGGGCCCACGTGTATGGGCTTTATTCGGCAGTCTACCGGGCCTGATCGAGAATTCGGATCGGTTGCACGACTGGATTGCTGATAATCTCCGGGCCTGTAACGGGACTTACCAGACGTGTATCTGTGCAGTCCCGTTTCTGGCCCGGAAACAAGGACTGGTGACGGTCACTTGTGACCCAAAGAATCTTGAACACATACTTAAAACCCGATTCGATAATTACCCGAAAGGCCCAACTTGGCAAGCTGTTTTCCATGATCTGTTGGGGAAAGGGATCTTTAACTCGGATGGTAACACGTGGCTTCTCCAAAGGAAGACGGCCGCACTTGAGTTTACCACACGAACCCTTCGACAAGCCATGGCTCGATGGGTGACTCGAGCCATCAAGAATCGGTTTTGTCCGATTTTGGAATGGGCTCAAGTCAAGGGTGAGCCCGTAGATCTGCAAGATCTTTTGCTACGGATCACCTTTGACAATATTTGTGGTTTGACTTTCGGGAAAGACCCTCAAACGTTAGCCCCAGAGTTGCCCGACAATAGCTTTGCATTGGCTTTTGATCGGGCAACTGAGGCTTCGTTACAACGGTTTATTTTCCCAGAAGTTATTTGGAAAATGAAGAGGTGGCTTCGGCTTGGCTTGGAGGTCAACTTGAGCCGAAGCCTTGTACATGTGGAAGAGTACTTGTCCGGCATCATCAGTACACGTAGGCATGAACTGTCCAATCAGCTTAAAGATGGAAGCTTACATGATGACCTGTTATCAAGGTTTATGAGGATGAAAGAATCATATTCTGACAAGTTCTTGCAACACGTGGCACTTAACTTCATCCTAGCTGGACGTGACACGTCATCGGTCGCTATGAGCTGGTTTTTCTGGTTGGTGATTCAAAACCCAAAGGTTGAAGAAAAAATCCTAAAGGAAATATGTAGGGTGTTGTTGGAGACACGTGGCGATGACGTGGAGAAATGGCTCGACGAGCCATTAGGGTTCGACGAGGTGGACCAATTGGTTTATTTGAAGGCGGCATTGTCTGAAACTCTTCGGCTATATCCGTCAGTGCCAGAGGACTCAAAACATGTGGTTTCGGATGATGTGTTGCCGGATGGAACTTTTGTTCCAGCCGGATCATCGGTTACTTATTCAATATATTCTGCAGGTAGAATGAAGTCGACTTGGGGTGAAGACTGTCTCGAGTATCGGCCAGAGAGGTGGTTGTCACCAGACGGTACAAAATGCATAAGATACGATTCGTATCGATTCGTTGCATTTAACGCGGGACCAAGAATATGTCTAGGGAAAGATTTGGCTTTTTTGCAAATGAAGTCCATAGCGGCGGCAGTGCTGCTCCGCCACCGTCTTGCGGTGGTGCCAGGACACAAAGTGGAGCAAAAGATGTCATTGACATTGTTCATGAAGTATGGGCTAAAAGTCAATGTGTTTGAAAGGGATTTGAGGCCAATCATGGATAGTGTGAAGGGGGCCAGGGTGGCAACTAGCGGCGGTGCAGCGACAACAGCAGTTGGGGTTGTTTAA